From the bacterium genome, the window AGGTCCGATGGGAAGCCGGGAACTCGATATCGATATCGATATCGATATCGACGGTGATTCCGATAGCGATGGGTCATTGACGGGCATCCAAACTACCCGGCCACCGCGGCAGGATCGGGATCGCTATCGGGATCGGGATCGAGGTCCGATGGGAACCCGAGAATTCGATAGCGATAGCGATAGCGATAGCGATAGCGATGGATCGCGCGGGGCGCTTGGTGTCATCGCGATCGGGATCGCTATCGGGATCGGGATCGAAGTCCGATGGGAAGCCGAGCACTCGAAAGCGATAGCGATACCGATAGCGATGGGTTGTCGACGAGCTTCACATCTTGCCAGCCACCGCGGCACAGAGTCGAAGCGCCCCGCACGGATCGCGCGGGGCGCTTGACAAACATTCGATATCGATATCGATATCGACTCTGGGGGACCTACATGCCCATGCCCAGCACGAGGCTGTAGGTGAAGCCGCCCGTGGCCACGTCGGTGCCGCCGAAGTCGGCCGTGGCGCTGCTGAAGCGCAGGTCCAGACCCACCTTGAACATCTCACCGAGGGGATACATGGCGCCGCCGTTCAGGGCGAAGCCGATGCCGCTCTCGGTCTCGTCCCAATCGCCGCCGGGTCCATCGTATTTCGATGTGGCGGAGATGAAGGCCAGGCCGCCCTGGGCGTAGAGCTGGATTTTCTCGCCCATGGGGAAGTACTTGCGCAAGCCCAGGCCGATCTCCATGGTGCCGCCCTC encodes:
- a CDS encoding outer membrane beta-barrel protein codes for the protein MKRSIIALSVLCLTAGLAKAAGMNYAFQIGQKGLDSDDWGDIDSQLAVGLHFDMGLGTLPFNLAADVIATNGSDGDLEGGTMEIGLGLRKYFPMGEKIQLYAQGGLAFISATSKYDGPGGDWDETESGIGFALNGGAMYPLGEMFKVGLDLRFSSATADFGGTDVATGGFTYSLVLGMGM